The proteins below come from a single Posidoniimonas corsicana genomic window:
- a CDS encoding CPBP family intramembrane glutamic endopeptidase: MEIEESEPADIVPADPLATVDDDQPAPRREYDLLALLALAVLPDIANCFLYSDSAWAGEYSVVDFTLQLIVRSIQVSVPLLVIMRLMRVDWAEYGFRPYRLARDTAVAFGLIVLSYFMAGVAAGLLTALGFDLHGVGEAVEHVSSESTSPLLALTLVLISSLANGFAEELAMRSFLITRLRSLGVPTEGAVLGSSCLFAAYHAYQGTYGMVSVLGVGLVFGAYFAWARRLWPVVTAHFLMDVIAMVYYLDLSGG; the protein is encoded by the coding sequence GTGGAGATAGAAGAGAGCGAGCCGGCGGACATTGTGCCCGCCGACCCCCTTGCGACCGTGGACGACGACCAGCCGGCGCCGCGGCGGGAGTACGACCTCCTCGCGCTGCTCGCGTTGGCGGTGCTGCCAGACATCGCCAACTGCTTCCTGTACTCCGACAGCGCTTGGGCCGGTGAGTACTCGGTCGTCGATTTCACGCTGCAGCTGATCGTGCGGAGCATCCAGGTCTCGGTTCCGCTACTGGTGATCATGCGGCTGATGCGCGTCGACTGGGCCGAGTACGGGTTCCGGCCGTACCGCCTGGCCCGCGACACCGCGGTGGCTTTCGGCTTGATTGTGCTGTCGTACTTCATGGCCGGCGTGGCGGCCGGGCTGCTGACCGCGCTGGGCTTCGACCTGCACGGCGTGGGCGAGGCCGTCGAACACGTCTCCTCAGAATCGACGAGTCCGCTGCTGGCGCTCACGCTGGTGCTGATCTCCAGCCTGGCGAACGGGTTCGCCGAAGAGTTGGCGATGCGCAGCTTCCTGATCACACGGCTGCGGTCGCTGGGCGTCCCAACCGAAGGTGCCGTGCTGGGGTCAAGCTGCCTGTTCGCGGCCTACCACGCCTACCAAGGAACCTACGGAATGGTCTCGGTGCTCGGCGTGGGGCTGGTGTTTGGCGCCTACTTCGCGTGGGCCCGCCGCCTGTGGCCCGTGGTGACCGCGCACTTCCTGATGGATGTCATCGCGATGGTCTACTACTTGGACCTGTCGGGGGGCTAA
- a CDS encoding sodium:solute symporter family protein: MQPIDWAVLPLYLIGITALGAWTARRVKSSGDFFMPRRFGKAMMVTFAFGTGTSSDQAVTVASKTLTNGLSAIWWQWLWLPATPFYWLIAPVMRRLRAITTADVYELRYDRSVGVLFAVVGVASLMAKIGLLLEGVGAMVDACTGGAVSATLAIMVVTALFVTYGMAGGLGAAIVTDFVQGLMTVLFSFLLLPFVLQATGGLEGVKATIAAHNPQMLSLVVPGKIDAFFVVMFSLQALVGIVAYPFIMGVCGAGRTELDGRVGFMCGNILKRVCTAAWSLTALGAVAWYLQSGVTLTDVTPDHLYGNIAREFLPDVLPGLLGVFLACLLASIMSSCDAIMISSAALFTENVYKPVVPRRSERHYIQVGRVSSLVVVTCGVLFAFWTPDVVEALNFWFKISPTIGIAFWIGLLWRGATPLGAWAGTLGAIAGWFAASRGATAQWLAQFEAAREWHVVSGSGDALQVNDPWVILTYMVAGVAACVAVSLVTPRTPAERLQRFYDLTRTPVTPDEEIAEPCTLPPGVAPAERRMLLTWGGLEVPMPSATSWLGFSAGWVMVAALIGGFLWIVR, translated from the coding sequence ATGCAGCCGATTGATTGGGCCGTTCTGCCGCTGTACCTGATCGGCATCACTGCGCTGGGCGCGTGGACCGCGCGGCGGGTGAAGAGTTCGGGCGACTTCTTCATGCCCCGCCGGTTCGGCAAGGCGATGATGGTCACCTTCGCGTTCGGCACCGGCACTTCGAGCGACCAGGCCGTGACGGTCGCGTCGAAGACGCTCACCAACGGCCTGTCGGCCATCTGGTGGCAGTGGCTCTGGCTGCCGGCCACGCCGTTCTACTGGCTGATCGCCCCGGTCATGCGCCGGCTGCGGGCGATCACTACCGCCGACGTGTACGAGCTGCGCTACGACCGCAGCGTCGGCGTGCTGTTCGCTGTGGTGGGAGTGGCGAGCCTGATGGCGAAGATCGGCCTGCTGCTGGAGGGCGTTGGCGCGATGGTCGACGCGTGCACCGGCGGCGCGGTCAGCGCTACACTGGCGATCATGGTTGTGACCGCGCTGTTCGTCACCTACGGCATGGCGGGCGGGCTGGGGGCGGCGATCGTCACCGACTTTGTGCAGGGCCTGATGACCGTGCTGTTCTCGTTCCTGCTGCTGCCGTTCGTGCTGCAAGCCACCGGCGGCCTGGAGGGCGTCAAGGCGACCATCGCCGCGCACAACCCGCAGATGCTCAGCCTGGTGGTGCCGGGCAAGATCGACGCGTTCTTCGTCGTGATGTTCTCGCTGCAGGCGCTGGTGGGCATCGTGGCGTACCCGTTCATCATGGGCGTGTGCGGCGCCGGCCGCACCGAGCTGGACGGCCGCGTCGGGTTCATGTGCGGCAACATCCTCAAGCGGGTCTGCACGGCCGCCTGGAGCCTGACCGCGCTGGGCGCGGTGGCCTGGTACCTGCAGTCGGGCGTCACGCTGACGGACGTCACGCCCGACCACCTGTACGGCAACATCGCCCGCGAGTTCCTGCCCGACGTGCTGCCGGGGCTGCTGGGGGTGTTCCTGGCGTGCCTGCTGGCGTCGATCATGAGCTCGTGCGACGCGATCATGATCTCGTCCGCCGCGCTCTTCACGGAGAATGTTTACAAGCCGGTCGTGCCGCGGCGGTCGGAGCGGCACTACATCCAGGTGGGCCGCGTCTCGTCGCTGGTGGTGGTGACCTGCGGCGTGCTGTTCGCGTTCTGGACGCCCGACGTGGTCGAGGCGCTGAACTTCTGGTTCAAGATCTCGCCGACCATCGGCATCGCGTTCTGGATCGGCCTGCTGTGGCGTGGCGCGACTCCGCTGGGCGCTTGGGCCGGCACGCTCGGCGCGATCGCCGGCTGGTTCGCTGCCTCGCGGGGCGCGACCGCCCAGTGGCTGGCCCAGTTCGAGGCCGCCCGCGAGTGGCACGTGGTCAGCGGCAGCGGCGACGCGCTGCAGGTCAACGACCCGTGGGTCATCCTGACCTACATGGTCGCCGGCGTGGCGGCGTGCGTGGCGGTGAGCCTGGTGACCCCGCGGACGCCGGCCGAGCGCCTGCAGCGGTTCTACGACCTCACCCGCACGCCGGTCACGCCGGACGAAGAGATCGCCGAGCCCTGCACGCTGCCGCCGGGCGTCGCGCCGGCCGAGCGCCGCATGCTGCTGACCTGGGGCGGCCTGGAGGTCCCGATGCCGTCCGCTACCAGCTGGCTCGGCTTCTCCGCCGGCTGGGTGATGGTTGCCGCGCTGATCGGCGGCTTCCTGTGGATCGTGCGGTAG